The following coding sequences are from one Ruminococcus flavefaciens AE3010 window:
- a CDS encoding dockerin type I domain-containing protein, which translates to MLKRIAAAFLSAGALLGSALCVNAAGIYTNGKVKFALDLGDADNNGAVNAVDASIILSNYARYSTSTDKPSDYELITQDVNDDGLVNAVDASIVLSYYAYRSIGGYFNLSEYIKNPNEAPTESVTATTTAAAATTTTTTQTTTEPTTYEYTLENITQSAEVFNYFAKELNDCVFRGRGVSTTGWNGEDIYLNGEKGSKVAILLLNENLNYKDGVLSEIFAGYNDADIRDGIQYFYDISLVEKVCNSDVDFNEFTFNRDIGDFMNMLENAKKNGDATGDYSELNNIMEDILFNGQYDFAANNVASLYYTLGVGRYCSGSNYKGDCGAFASEGDFDGIQVETENRIKSLIK; encoded by the coding sequence ATGCTAAAGAGGATAGCTGCCGCATTTCTTTCGGCTGGCGCACTTCTGGGAAGCGCACTGTGCGTAAACGCCGCAGGAATCTACACCAATGGCAAAGTCAAATTCGCATTAGATCTTGGGGACGCCGACAACAACGGCGCAGTAAACGCCGTGGACGCTTCAATAATTCTCTCCAATTATGCAAGGTACTCCACATCGACCGACAAGCCCAGCGACTACGAGCTTATCACTCAGGACGTGAACGATGACGGACTTGTAAACGCGGTAGACGCTTCCATAGTACTGAGCTATTATGCGTATAGATCTATCGGCGGTTATTTCAATCTTTCTGAATATATAAAGAACCCCAATGAAGCCCCCACAGAATCTGTCACAGCAACGACAACAGCAGCAGCCGCGACAACCACCACAACAACGCAGACAACAACAGAGCCCACAACCTATGAATACACATTGGAAAACATTACACAAAGTGCTGAAGTATTCAATTACTTTGCCAAAGAACTAAATGATTGTGTATTTAGAGGTAGAGGAGTATCGACAACAGGTTGGAATGGAGAAGATATTTATTTAAATGGAGAAAAAGGATCAAAAGTTGCAATACTTTTATTAAATGAAAATCTAAACTATAAAGATGGAGTATTAAGTGAAATATTTGCTGGATATAATGACGCAGATATACGAGATGGCATACAATATTTCTACGATATTTCTTTAGTAGAAAAAGTATGTAATTCCGATGTTGATTTCAACGAATTCACATTTAATAGGGATATTGGAGATTTCATGAATATGCTAGAAAATGCCAAAAAGAATGGCGACGCAACAGGAGACTATTCGGAATTAAATAATATAATGGAAGACATCCTATTTAATGGTCAATATGATTTTGCTGCAAATAATGTAGCTTCTTTATATTATACATTAGGAGTAGGTAGATATTGCTCTGGAAGTAACTATAAAGGAGATTGTGGCGCATTTGCCAGTGAGGGAGACTTTGATGGAATACAAGTCGAAACAGAAAACAGAATAAAATCCCTGATAAAATAA
- a CDS encoding tyrosine-type recombinase/integrase: MANITENRNIDGRLISFRIRVSDGYDLYGKQRFKSMTWKVPECMSEKRAIKEVQTIAIEFEEQVKKGLAGSQRCLKLCDFIPTYLQVKKGSLSPRIHAEYERSINDFILPALGHFKLLELRPTHIQEFVNQLQNVPKRKRNGEIDGNKKLAPATIRRRLTILQSILATAVKLDIIADNPADSKRLSLPKVPTPKIEIFNKQEMETMLSCLDEESLQFQVLIWIAVCSGCRAGEITGLKFSDFDYSTCQMTVERSIYKLKGQPIAIKPPKDYETRTITLPREVIELVRLLQAEKHLEETSLGTAWNGAGWLFTQIDGSVMHPHTAGAQFNKFLKKHNLPHKKFHSLRHSSATFLLFGGLDIKAVQSRLGHADISTTQKYLHVVQEADQEAANILQGMFITQKNNKSEQIDIHTTKHTG, translated from the coding sequence ATGGCTAATATAACAGAAAATCGTAATATTGATGGCCGTCTAATATCTTTCCGTATTCGAGTTAGTGACGGATATGATTTATATGGAAAGCAACGGTTTAAAAGTATGACATGGAAAGTTCCTGAATGCATGTCAGAAAAGAGAGCTATAAAAGAAGTTCAAACTATAGCAATTGAATTTGAGGAACAGGTTAAGAAAGGACTTGCTGGTTCGCAAAGATGTTTGAAACTTTGTGATTTTATACCGACGTATCTTCAAGTAAAAAAAGGTTCATTATCTCCAAGAATTCACGCGGAATACGAGCGCTCTATTAATGATTTTATCTTACCTGCTTTAGGACACTTTAAGCTTTTGGAACTTCGTCCAACTCATATTCAAGAGTTCGTAAATCAGCTCCAGAATGTTCCGAAGCGCAAACGAAATGGTGAAATTGACGGTAATAAAAAATTAGCCCCTGCAACAATCCGCCGCAGATTAACGATACTTCAAAGTATACTAGCAACTGCTGTAAAACTTGATATAATAGCTGATAATCCCGCTGATTCTAAAAGACTATCATTGCCCAAAGTGCCAACTCCTAAAATAGAAATATTCAACAAACAGGAAATGGAAACGATGCTTTCTTGTCTCGACGAAGAAAGTTTACAGTTTCAAGTGCTTATATGGATTGCAGTATGTAGTGGTTGCAGAGCTGGTGAGATCACAGGTTTAAAGTTTTCAGACTTTGACTATAGTACTTGTCAAATGACTGTTGAACGCTCCATATATAAACTGAAAGGACAGCCAATAGCGATAAAACCGCCGAAAGACTACGAAACACGAACGATTACGCTTCCTAGAGAAGTTATTGAACTTGTACGATTATTACAAGCAGAGAAACACTTGGAAGAAACATCCCTTGGGACAGCGTGGAATGGAGCAGGTTGGTTATTCACCCAAATCGATGGCTCAGTAATGCACCCACATACTGCAGGAGCACAATTCAATAAATTTCTAAAGAAGCACAATCTGCCTCATAAAAAATTCCATAGTCTCAGGCATAGTTCTGCAACATTTCTTTTATTTGGTGGCTTAGATATTAAGGCAGTGCAAAGCAGACTTGGTCATGCTGATATTTCAACCACACAAAAGTATCTGCACGTTGTACAGGAAGCAGATCAAGAAGCAGCAAATATCCTGCAAGGAATGTTTATAACTCAGAAAAATAATAAATCTGAGCAGATTGATATACATACCACAAAGCATACAGGATAA
- a CDS encoding helix-turn-helix domain-containing protein, producing the protein MSKELLMLADRIKQMREGADLTQAELARKLALSRSAINSWEMGLSIPTPQYIIELSKIFNVSTDYILGRNITSTISVTGLTDEQITAVMHVVECFRDANK; encoded by the coding sequence ATGTCAAAAGAATTATTAATGTTGGCGGATCGGATTAAACAAATGCGAGAAGGAGCTGACTTAACTCAAGCCGAGCTTGCAAGAAAACTGGCACTTTCTCGTTCGGCAATTAACTCTTGGGAAATGGGACTATCTATTCCGACGCCACAATATATTATCGAACTTTCAAAGATATTCAATGTATCCACTGATTATATTCTCGGTAGAAACATAACTTCTACTATTTCGGTGACAGGCCTTACTGATGAGCAGATAACTGCGGTTATGCACGTGGTTGAATGCTTCCGAGATGCTAATAAATAA
- a CDS encoding helix-turn-helix transcriptional regulator, which yields MIRIVYNELKNEIHSQGLTIELVAAYMHISPSTFRYRFNKGEVDSDDVQHLWDCVKMALEDKRIWG from the coding sequence ATGATCCGTATCGTTTATAATGAATTAAAAAATGAAATTCATTCACAAGGATTAACAATCGAGTTGGTTGCAGCTTACATGCACATTTCTCCTTCAACATTTAGATATAGGTTCAATAAGGGAGAAGTTGACTCAGATGACGTACAACATCTTTGGGATTGCGTAAAAATGGCTCTTGAAGATAAGCGCATTTGGGGCTAA
- a CDS encoding helix-turn-helix domain-containing protein → MDSFSEKIRGLRKERNKTQREVAEAIGTDQQTLRRYEHGDRRPDIEILSRLANYFNVSTDYLLGLTDYNTLSIEERNACEYIGLSKETIQALLFWSKSDELKAMKDVVSEIIKRITPDFIEAFFDYRSDEYEKERISYKLLEIYCKENKLKNISSIYNLSPQDRFTLEKIVNEALDNYGIDSAQSSFKFDKMLKELIFNMPLDNSYLEDRKNFSDEDIMIAYNIITTKHDYKKEFEDITAGRVNKNNKPFISKKLF, encoded by the coding sequence ATGGATAGCTTTAGTGAAAAAATCAGAGGTTTACGGAAGGAAAGAAATAAAACGCAGCGTGAAGTTGCGGAAGCAATTGGAACAGATCAGCAGACTTTGAGGCGTTATGAACATGGAGATAGGCGACCGGATATAGAGATACTCTCAAGGCTAGCTAATTATTTTAACGTTTCTACTGATTATTTACTCGGTCTGACTGACTATAACACATTAAGCATTGAAGAACGAAACGCTTGTGAATATATCGGTTTAAGTAAAGAAACCATACAAGCACTTCTGTTCTGGTCGAAAAGTGACGAATTAAAAGCTATGAAAGATGTTGTATCCGAAATAATAAAAAGAATTACTCCCGATTTTATAGAGGCTTTTTTTGATTATCGCAGTGATGAATATGAAAAAGAACGTATAAGTTATAAATTATTAGAGATCTATTGCAAAGAAAATAAACTTAAAAATATTTCATCAATTTATAATCTATCACCTCAAGATAGATTCACATTAGAAAAGATCGTAAATGAAGCTCTTGATAATTATGGAATCGATTCAGCTCAAAGTAGCTTTAAGTTTGATAAAATGCTAAAGGAACTGATTTTTAATATGCCACTCGATAATTCCTATTTAGAAGATAGAAAAAATTTTTCTGATGAAGATATCATGATTGCATATAATATAATTACTACAAAACATGATTATAAAAAAGAATTTGAAGATATTACGGCTGGTAGAGTTAATAAAAATAATAAACCTTTCATTAGTAAAAAACTGTTTTAG
- the ltrA gene encoding group II intron reverse transcriptase/maturase has translation MLYKPQIIRRCFIPKPDGSNRPLGIPTIFDRFAQQCILQVLEPICEAKFQEYSYGFRINRSAEHAIAQCYNAIQNDNLMYAVDVDLKSFFDNVSHSKLIRQLWRLGIRDKKLLSVIKAILKAPVLLPNGEVIHPSKGTPQGGILSPLLANVVLNDLDLMFAQHISTHDTVECHEETNDSSACRKFHEMVPKGICYIRYADDFKVLCRSRSEAESIYKAVTTWLAKVLKLEVNLQKSKITNLKRHYSEFLGFKIKAVKKSDVYVVESNMSDKALHNISAKLIEQIHNIHRSKDSEQANQINIFNSMVRGIHGYFDIATDIQSNCMSIQVQIDNLMNKYFTGLRCNGEISNASIAKAYGESSMLRFFKGIPICPIGYISYRAPIKHDSDACPYTSQGRKSFHNSLRFSENTLKVLHDLAEARIPNASTEYYDNRLAIYAMQHGKCYVTKQFLSTDEVYFHHIIPINKGGTDRYKNLVLVSQEVHDLLHAESEDEILESLPKLIQNKSQLKRFFKLRAAMEFPIE, from the coding sequence ATGCTTTACAAGCCGCAAATTATCAGACGCTGTTTTATACCTAAGCCCGATGGGTCAAATCGACCTTTAGGCATTCCAACTATTTTCGATAGATTTGCGCAGCAATGCATTCTTCAAGTCTTAGAGCCAATATGCGAAGCTAAATTTCAGGAATACAGCTATGGCTTTAGAATTAACCGCTCTGCTGAACATGCTATAGCACAATGCTATAACGCAATACAGAACGATAATCTCATGTATGCAGTAGATGTTGATTTGAAATCATTCTTTGATAACGTCAGTCACTCGAAGTTAATACGTCAGTTATGGCGGTTAGGCATCAGGGATAAAAAGCTTTTGTCTGTTATCAAGGCAATTCTTAAAGCTCCTGTCTTATTGCCAAATGGTGAAGTCATACATCCTTCAAAGGGAACTCCCCAAGGAGGTATTCTTTCTCCACTTCTTGCAAACGTCGTACTTAACGATCTTGATCTGATGTTTGCTCAGCATATCAGTACACATGATACTGTAGAATGTCATGAGGAAACGAATGATAGTTCCGCCTGTCGAAAATTCCATGAAATGGTTCCCAAAGGAATATGTTATATTCGCTACGCAGATGACTTTAAGGTGCTGTGCAGAAGCCGCAGTGAAGCTGAGTCTATTTATAAAGCTGTTACAACATGGTTGGCTAAAGTTCTTAAACTAGAGGTAAACCTACAGAAGTCTAAGATAACTAATCTTAAAAGACATTATTCTGAATTTCTCGGGTTTAAGATAAAGGCTGTTAAGAAATCAGATGTATATGTGGTTGAGTCCAATATGTCTGATAAAGCACTTCATAATATATCAGCAAAACTGATAGAGCAAATACATAATATACATAGAAGCAAGGATTCGGAGCAGGCTAATCAAATCAATATATTCAATTCCATGGTACGTGGCATACATGGTTACTTTGATATCGCAACTGATATTCAGAGCAATTGTATGTCTATTCAAGTTCAGATTGATAATCTGATGAATAAGTATTTTACAGGATTGAGATGCAATGGTGAGATTAGTAATGCAAGCATTGCAAAAGCATATGGAGAAAGTAGCATGCTAAGGTTCTTCAAAGGGATTCCAATTTGCCCTATAGGATACATTAGCTACCGTGCTCCTATTAAGCATGATTCTGATGCTTGTCCGTATACATCCCAAGGCAGAAAGTCTTTTCATAATAGCCTGCGGTTTAGTGAGAACACTTTGAAAGTACTTCATGATCTTGCCGAGGCAAGAATACCTAATGCAAGTACTGAATATTACGATAACCGATTAGCAATCTATGCTATGCAGCATGGTAAATGTTATGTCACAAAGCAATTCCTTAGCACTGACGAAGTATACTTCCATCATATAATTCCTATTAACAAAGGAGGCACAGACAGATATAAAAATCTTGTTCTCGTTAGCCAAGAAGTACACGATCTACTCCATGCTGAAAGCGAAGATGAAATATTGGAGTCTTTGCCGAAGCTTATTCAAAACAAGTCACAACTTAAACGCTTTTTTAAGCTTAGAGCTGCTATGGAATTTCCTATTGAATAG
- a CDS encoding helix-turn-helix domain-containing protein, protein MEKTIYSPKDQLEQAHIPEMLTVRQTATKFGIAQHHARQLALTGKVRAVRAGRKILINAQSVVDYFNKSTLISSDTYATHNIFKL, encoded by the coding sequence ATGGAGAAAACTATATATTCTCCGAAAGACCAATTAGAACAAGCTCATATTCCCGAAATGCTTACTGTCAGACAGACTGCTACAAAATTCGGGATAGCACAGCATCATGCACGCCAGCTTGCCCTTACAGGTAAAGTACGAGCTGTTCGTGCAGGCAGAAAAATACTGATCAACGCACAGAGCGTTGTTGATTATTTTAACAAATCAACTTTGATCAGTTCAGACACATACGCCACCCACAACATCTTCAAATTATAA
- a CDS encoding TIR domain-containing protein, which translates to MEYKYKAFISYRHIEPDMQAAERLQKLLEAYKPPKSLGVKKENWRIFRDVSELQSSSDLSEIIKNAIESSEYLIVICSPQYKESKWCLQELTRFRELHDNKNTNIITLLVNGDPRESFPEELTYAEVTTTNEKGEEVTVKVDVEPLAANIVADNLKDSMKKLNTEYLRIAAPLLGCDFNDLFQREKRREAAKRRRIFGGVSGILSLISIISVASAVTISGKNKQIQKQNDQILEQNQEIENKNSELLVENAGHLAVESENLFKESSLIPAIKKAVAALPSAGEEKPILPEAEYALSRELGMFDHTQLAPQLSLKHDCAVEQLSFMGGGKTVVSKDATGVYFWDAETGKLIKKISASDSEFASKSGSSNELTAYFDVSPDKTGTYFTNTSSPSSVTYENSSVFNKIYTYFVHSVEEDEPGTGGDVYIYNSDRDLWRIDGATGEIKWSVPRSENAFAYHDIIMDEQYILRMYQEKKELTSGTAIMGDYFYLEIIDRETGKITDTVKLNFNEKSMGLYLGFEIKGVRDGIVYTCSDDNKLKAFEIKDHALSLKNEAEIKFPVAAGVNNCYLQFFSDEPVTAACSVMAFNLTTEFTRYDKDMKEKKWSTAVPVNYQNKGKMFIMPAGNTKYEHDVLAVTTNRTVSFVDYENGKLIKNITVDGEMVDVSFSKNGLVMFTLDSGAEFAVSLNSYITGDEADNAAYRVQTMDTKVSLCSYSLGKYVTAENYSNTAYIQYPKQNSSYTDIDMGEFMYDRDVLAVSDDGTKAAVVSTFYPNGEYRSDSKLTYHLFIYDVVAGSCTEVSALEDLKVNCAAFVGSKLIVNVNEKTSGGTYSIDDKTMCIDTADGKAATVKDAPSALRSTVKLIPVSDGAYYSANGEKDLVLVSPDGSFKTWAVKNEDSFTADREIINNMYAVSGSKAAIYAKFSGEDGKSALIVHDFSVGQHIELDYNVNDDSRPEVQRIFWQNADTVGVLFSDRTVVLFDVDTGKLKNKVSLSGTSQEPVSAAAVTDDTFAVLCRDSCLYEMNSEGFTGRSCRLDFANDYINDIYESNSENAVLFETKPSADKSRVYAVWDKSQAWLLDTARFTVRYRIDDFAAAPAAADKVFISDEGRNKTGLFPIYTTQQLLDAAKAYLSALGEA; encoded by the coding sequence ATGGAATACAAATATAAAGCTTTTATCAGCTACCGCCATATCGAGCCCGATATGCAGGCGGCAGAGAGATTACAGAAGCTTCTTGAAGCCTACAAGCCGCCAAAGTCCCTTGGCGTTAAAAAAGAAAACTGGCGTATCTTCCGCGATGTTTCGGAGCTCCAGTCCAGCAGCGACCTCAGCGAGATAATCAAGAACGCTATCGAGTCGTCGGAGTACCTCATCGTTATCTGCTCCCCCCAGTATAAAGAATCCAAGTGGTGCTTACAGGAGCTTACCCGTTTCCGCGAGCTCCACGACAACAAGAACACCAACATTATCACCCTGCTGGTAAACGGCGATCCCCGCGAGTCCTTCCCCGAGGAGCTCACCTACGCCGAGGTGACCACCACCAACGAAAAGGGCGAGGAGGTCACGGTCAAGGTTGACGTTGAGCCCCTTGCTGCCAATATAGTTGCAGACAACCTGAAGGACTCCATGAAGAAGCTGAACACGGAATACCTGCGTATCGCTGCTCCCCTGCTGGGCTGCGACTTCAACGATCTCTTCCAGCGCGAGAAGCGCCGCGAGGCTGCAAAGAGAAGACGTATCTTCGGCGGCGTGTCGGGAATACTCTCCCTCATATCCATTATCAGCGTTGCTTCGGCTGTGACTATCAGCGGCAAGAACAAGCAGATACAGAAGCAGAACGACCAGATACTTGAACAGAATCAGGAAATTGAGAACAAGAACAGCGAGCTCCTCGTTGAGAACGCAGGTCACCTTGCTGTGGAGTCCGAAAACCTCTTCAAGGAGAGCAGTCTTATCCCCGCCATAAAAAAAGCCGTTGCAGCTCTGCCCTCGGCAGGCGAGGAAAAGCCAATACTTCCCGAAGCGGAGTATGCTCTTTCCCGTGAACTGGGCATGTTCGATCACACTCAGCTGGCACCTCAGCTCTCATTGAAGCATGACTGCGCCGTGGAGCAGCTGTCGTTCATGGGCGGCGGCAAAACCGTAGTCTCAAAGGACGCCACGGGAGTTTACTTCTGGGACGCCGAGACAGGCAAGCTCATAAAGAAAATATCAGCTTCCGACAGCGAGTTCGCGTCAAAGTCGGGAAGCTCCAACGAGCTGACGGCTTACTTCGATGTAAGTCCCGACAAGACAGGTACATACTTCACCAATACAAGCTCCCCAAGCAGTGTCACCTACGAAAACAGCTCCGTATTCAATAAGATATACACCTACTTCGTTCACTCAGTCGAAGAGGACGAGCCCGGCACAGGCGGCGACGTGTACATATACAACTCTGACAGAGACCTTTGGCGTATCGACGGCGCAACAGGCGAGATAAAGTGGAGCGTTCCAAGGTCTGAGAACGCATTCGCCTACCATGATATCATCATGGACGAGCAGTACATTCTGCGTATGTATCAGGAGAAAAAAGAGCTCACAAGCGGCACAGCTATCATGGGAGACTATTTCTACCTTGAGATAATCGACCGCGAAACAGGCAAGATAACCGACACAGTAAAGCTCAACTTCAACGAAAAGTCTATGGGTCTGTACCTCGGCTTTGAAATAAAGGGTGTACGCGACGGCATAGTTTACACCTGCAGCGACGACAACAAGCTGAAAGCCTTTGAGATAAAGGATCATGCTCTCAGTCTCAAAAACGAAGCAGAGATAAAGTTCCCCGTTGCCGCAGGCGTCAACAACTGCTATTTGCAGTTTTTCAGCGACGAGCCTGTTACGGCTGCATGCAGCGTCATGGCGTTCAATCTTACCACCGAGTTCACACGCTATGACAAGGACATGAAGGAGAAAAAGTGGAGCACCGCTGTTCCCGTGAACTATCAGAACAAGGGAAAGATGTTCATCATGCCTGCAGGCAACACCAAATATGAGCACGACGTTCTGGCTGTGACCACCAACCGCACTGTCTCCTTTGTGGACTACGAAAACGGCAAGCTTATAAAGAATATCACTGTTGACGGCGAAATGGTAGACGTTTCGTTCAGTAAGAACGGTCTGGTGATGTTCACTCTTGACAGCGGCGCGGAATTTGCAGTAAGCCTCAACAGCTACATAACAGGCGATGAAGCCGACAATGCCGCTTACAGAGTGCAGACCATGGATACAAAGGTCTCCCTTTGCAGCTACAGTCTCGGCAAGTATGTCACTGCCGAAAATTACTCCAATACAGCCTATATCCAGTACCCCAAGCAGAACTCCTCCTACACCGATATTGACATGGGAGAGTTCATGTACGACCGCGATGTACTTGCAGTATCCGACGACGGCACAAAGGCAGCTGTTGTCTCCACATTCTATCCCAACGGCGAGTACAGATCGGACAGCAAGCTCACCTATCACCTGTTCATATACGATGTTGTCGCAGGCTCATGCACCGAGGTATCAGCACTTGAAGACCTAAAGGTAAACTGCGCTGCATTTGTGGGCAGTAAGCTCATAGTGAACGTCAACGAAAAGACCTCGGGCGGTACTTACAGCATTGATGACAAGACCATGTGCATAGATACGGCTGACGGAAAAGCCGCGACCGTTAAGGACGCACCCTCAGCTCTGCGCTCAACTGTGAAGCTCATACCCGTCTCTGACGGCGCTTACTATTCAGCCAACGGCGAAAAGGATCTGGTCCTTGTATCTCCCGACGGAAGCTTCAAGACATGGGCTGTAAAGAATGAGGACTCATTTACTGCGGACAGGGAAATAATAAACAACATGTATGCCGTTTCGGGCAGCAAGGCTGCTATATATGCTAAGTTCAGCGGTGAGGACGGCAAGTCTGCTCTTATCGTTCACGATTTCTCAGTGGGTCAGCACATAGAGCTGGACTACAATGTAAACGATGACTCACGTCCCGAGGTACAGCGCATATTCTGGCAGAACGCCGACACAGTGGGAGTACTTTTCAGCGACCGCACCGTGGTACTCTTTGACGTTGATACAGGCAAGCTGAAAAACAAGGTCTCACTCAGCGGTACAAGTCAGGAGCCTGTCTCCGCTGCCGCAGTCACCGACGATACATTCGCCGTGCTCTGCCGTGACTCATGCCTTTACGAGATGAACTCCGAGGGCTTCACGGGCAGAAGCTGCCGACTTGACTTCGCCAACGATTACATTAACGACATATACGAATCAAACAGCGAAAATGCAGTGCTCTTTGAAACAAAGCCCTCTGCTGATAAGAGCCGCGTATACGCCGTATGGGACAAGTCTCAGGCATGGCTCCTTGACACAGCAAGATTCACTGTTCGCTACAGGATAGACGATTTTGCAGCAGCTCCTGCCGCAGCCGACAAGGTATTCATCAGCGACGAGGGCAGGAACAAGACAGGTCTGTTCCCCATATACACCACACAGCAGCTCCTCGACGCCGCAAAGGCTTATCTTTCGGCGCTGGGCGAAGCCTGA